In the Candidatus Methylomirabilota bacterium genome, one interval contains:
- a CDS encoding radical SAM protein, giving the protein MLTEPALGIALRAAVVPDLPRSLYLETTNRCDSECQTCIRTFASLEPPADLTLAQVQAIVEQFPVLDRVVLHGIGEPLLNREIFDIVHWLKPRVATVLFNSDAISLTAPRARRLIESGLDEYRVSMDAATAATYRRLRGVDQFDRVVGNVRRLVELEHDLGRPTPKVSLWFTATRTNLAELPAFVSLAAGAGIGEVYVQRLVFNGLGLAAEENALHGRLLAREQALLSEATRMAEDLGVALRASGLTTPLDSLKGGVERPRHWAGCQRPWTLAYVTANGNVLPCCISPWVARDYRGLVLGNAFSERFAEIWNGERYRRFRTDFESDAPPDPCRGCGLLWSI; this is encoded by the coding sequence GTGCTGACGGAGCCAGCTCTGGGCATCGCGCTCCGTGCCGCCGTGGTCCCCGACCTGCCTCGCTCGCTCTATCTGGAGACCACCAACCGCTGCGACTCGGAGTGTCAGACGTGCATCCGCACGTTCGCCAGCCTCGAACCTCCCGCCGATCTGACGTTGGCCCAGGTCCAGGCGATCGTGGAGCAGTTCCCCGTGCTCGACCGGGTGGTCCTGCACGGCATCGGCGAACCCCTGCTCAACCGCGAGATCTTCGACATCGTCCACTGGCTCAAGCCCCGCGTGGCGACGGTGCTCTTCAACTCCGATGCGATCAGCCTCACGGCTCCGCGCGCCCGGCGCCTGATCGAATCGGGTCTCGACGAATACCGCGTGTCCATGGACGCGGCGACCGCCGCGACCTACCGAAGGCTCCGGGGCGTCGACCAGTTCGACCGCGTCGTCGGCAACGTGCGCCGCCTCGTGGAGCTCGAACACGACCTCGGTCGGCCGACCCCGAAGGTGTCGCTGTGGTTCACAGCCACTCGGACGAACCTGGCCGAGCTGCCGGCCTTCGTGAGTCTGGCCGCCGGCGCGGGCATCGGCGAAGTCTACGTGCAGCGGCTGGTGTTCAACGGCCTCGGACTGGCCGCCGAAGAGAACGCGCTGCACGGCCGCCTGCTGGCGCGGGAGCAGGCCCTGCTCAGCGAGGCTACCCGGATGGCCGAGGACCTGGGCGTCGCGCTCCGCGCATCCGGCCTCACCACGCCGCTGGACAGTCTCAAGGGCGGAGTGGAGCGCCCGCGGCATTGGGCCGGCTGCCAGCGACCGTGGACGCTCGCCTATGTGACCGCCAACGGCAATGTCCTTCCCTGCTGCATTTCCCCCTGGGTGGCCCGTGACTATCGGGGGCTCGTGCTCGGCAACGCCTTCAGCGAGCGCTTCGCCGAGATCTGGAACGGCGAGCGCTACCGGAGGTTCCGTACCGACTTCGAGAGCGACGCCCCTCCCGACCCCTGCCGCGGGTGCGGCCTGCTCTGGAGCATTTGA
- a CDS encoding glycosyltransferase 87 family protein, with the protein MNAVRTGAAGRVALGAIGVLSLVGYALDARSLPGDETNAFTRHVSVFTALFVLYLSATSLTLRRGGHDRVVLGLVLGFGLLFRVAVLPTPVVLSSDVNRYLWDGRVQRAGISPYRYPPSAPELAHLRDETIYPNINRPTKPTVYPPGTQILFAAVTAVFPDSLLGWRLFLLGCEIATAVLLLRVLRRMGRPPGAVIVFAWAPLAVFEGVQAAHVEPALLPLVLLALLWRQEGRMTMAGAAVGAAVLLKLYPAALALAWWRRGDRRFAVASLGVVAAGYLLYAAPVGFKVLGFLPEYFSSAEDFNVGLRWFLTEGIGLGGDGVAGEVARAIVMLLLFGLLGHVLLRTRSRLRESADGIFAAGFAAVAAWLLLAPTALHAWYVLWILPFLAVVPSVAWLWLSGAVALSYLKYAWSELPLWARLVEFVPLYALLIWEWRHRPRTGAAAAPMGERGGRRADPRLPAAPAPSPRPG; encoded by the coding sequence GTGAACGCCGTGAGGACGGGGGCGGCCGGCCGGGTCGCCCTCGGGGCCATCGGCGTCCTCAGCCTCGTGGGCTACGCGCTCGACGCCCGCTCTCTGCCGGGTGACGAGACGAACGCGTTCACGCGCCACGTGAGCGTGTTCACCGCGCTCTTCGTCCTCTACCTCAGCGCGACCTCGCTGACCCTCCGCCGCGGCGGCCACGATCGCGTGGTCCTCGGGCTGGTGCTGGGTTTCGGGCTGCTCTTCCGCGTCGCCGTTCTGCCCACGCCGGTCGTGCTCTCATCGGATGTCAATCGTTATCTCTGGGATGGACGAGTGCAGCGCGCCGGCATCAGCCCCTACCGGTATCCGCCTTCGGCGCCCGAACTGGCTCACCTGCGGGACGAGACCATCTACCCGAACATCAATCGCCCGACCAAGCCCACGGTCTATCCGCCAGGCACGCAGATACTGTTCGCGGCGGTGACGGCGGTGTTTCCCGACAGCCTACTTGGCTGGCGTCTTTTCCTTCTCGGCTGCGAGATCGCCACCGCTGTCCTGCTGCTGCGCGTCCTCCGTCGCATGGGCCGGCCGCCCGGCGCGGTCATCGTGTTTGCCTGGGCGCCGCTGGCTGTGTTCGAGGGCGTCCAGGCGGCCCATGTCGAGCCCGCGCTGTTGCCGCTGGTGCTGCTCGCGCTGCTCTGGCGCCAGGAGGGACGGATGACGATGGCCGGCGCGGCGGTGGGGGCCGCGGTGCTGTTGAAGCTCTACCCGGCGGCGCTCGCGCTCGCCTGGTGGCGCCGCGGGGACCGGCGCTTTGCGGTCGCCTCGCTCGGCGTGGTGGCCGCCGGCTACCTGCTGTATGCCGCGCCGGTCGGTTTCAAGGTGCTCGGCTTCCTGCCCGAGTACTTTTCGAGCGCCGAGGACTTCAACGTCGGCCTGCGCTGGTTTCTCACCGAAGGTATCGGTCTGGGCGGCGACGGTGTGGCCGGTGAAGTCGCGCGCGCCATCGTGATGCTCCTCCTGTTCGGGCTCCTCGGGCATGTGCTGCTGCGGACCCGGAGCCGGCTGCGCGAGAGTGCCGATGGAATCTTCGCCGCAGGCTTCGCCGCCGTGGCTGCCTGGCTCCTGCTGGCCCCGACGGCGCTCCACGCCTGGTACGTGCTGTGGATTCTGCCGTTTCTCGCGGTGGTCCCGTCGGTGGCCTGGCTCTGGCTGAGCGGCGCCGTCGCGCTCTCCTATCTCAAGTACGCGTGGTCCGAGTTGCCGCTCTGGGCTCGTCTCGTCGAGTTCGTCCCCCTCTACGCGCTCTTGATCTGGGAGTGGCGACACCGGCCGCGCACCGGCGCCGCCGCGGCCCCGATGGGGGAGCGAGGCGGTCGCCGAGCCGACCCTCGCCTGCCCGCGGCTCCGGCGCCCTCGCCACGGCCGGGATGA
- a CDS encoding TQO small subunit DoxD, producing MHALGVGARVPGWPLAIFRMAYGLLYLDMALQKAPWIGYGWLRGFIEKEIAHPTFGWYAAFLSDVVLPNFGLFALQTFVVELGLGLLLLVGALTRLAGAVGFLWQTQIALGAFNVPGEWYWIWPLLTLPLFCFAATGAGRILGVDAWLGPALARRAQTGAGWARLLRHAA from the coding sequence GTGCACGCCCTGGGAGTCGGCGCGCGGGTGCCTGGCTGGCCCCTGGCCATCTTCCGCATGGCCTACGGTCTGCTCTACCTCGACATGGCGCTGCAGAAGGCGCCCTGGATCGGCTACGGCTGGCTGCGAGGGTTCATCGAGAAGGAGATCGCCCACCCGACCTTCGGCTGGTACGCCGCGTTCCTGAGCGACGTCGTGCTGCCGAACTTCGGCCTGTTCGCACTGCAGACGTTCGTCGTCGAGCTCGGGCTGGGCCTGCTCCTCCTGGTCGGCGCCCTCACGCGGCTGGCCGGCGCCGTGGGCTTCCTCTGGCAGACGCAGATCGCGCTGGGGGCGTTCAACGTGCCTGGCGAATGGTACTGGATCTGGCCACTGCTCACGCTGCCGCTGTTCTGTTTCGCGGCGACCGGCGCCGGTCGGATCCTCGGGGTGGACGCGTGGCTCGGCCCCGCGCTGGCCCGGCGGGCACAGACCGGCGCGGGCTGGGCGCGCCTGCTGAGACACGCGGCGTGA